The following nucleotide sequence is from Candidatus Kuenenbacteria bacterium HGW-Kuenenbacteria-1.
TCTTTTTCAGAAAGTCGTCCTGTGCGCATTTTCCAAAGATCCACATTTGCTTGAGAACAAATTAAACGATCAACTAATTGATCTTGAGACATTTCTAAACTAAAAATACCCACTGGAGTTTTTGTTGAAATAGCGACATTGCGAGCAATATCTAAAGCCAAAGCCGTTTTCCCCATACTAGGACGAGCAGCTAAAATAATTAAATCTGATTTTTGAAGTCCGGCCAACATATTATCTAAATTAATAAAACCTGTTGCTAATCCTCTAAGCTTGCCTTTTTGTTTATGAAGCTCATCAATACGATCAAAAGCTTCCGTAAGAATATTTTGGATTGGAACAAAATTTTGTTTTAAATATTTTTGTGAAACACCAAATAATAAACCCTCTGCTTTATCCAAAAGATTAGATAAATCTTCTACCTCTTCTTGATGACCCAATCCAGTAATTTCATAAGCCACATTGATTAATTTTCTTAATGTGGCTTTTTTTTGCACAATTTTAGCATAAGTAACAATATGAGCTGATGTTGGAGTTAGTCGCGCTAATTTAATTAAATAACCTTTTCCACCTAATTGTTTTAATTGTTTTTTTTCTTCAAGACGATTTCCTAAACTCAAAAGATCTATTGGTTCTTTTTTTTCATAAAGATCTAACATAGCATCAAAAATCATCGCATGTTTTTCCATGTAAAAATCTTTTGGTTCAAGAATATCAGCAATTTTCATTAATCCATCTTTATCAATTAAAAGTGAACCCAAAACAGATTGTTCAGCTTCAATATTTTGTGGAGGAAGAAGGTCAAGAGTATTATTGTTCATAAAATAAAAATTAACTTCTTAGCTTTTTAGAAAATAAAATTTGGATTTATTTATTTCATTGCTAACAAAATTTGTGTCAGCGAAGTCAGTGCGTCACCTCTGTATTTCTAATTTATCATACCTCTACAATTTTTACTACCACATTTACACTCAAAAGAAACCGAACCACCTTTTCCGTAATCAAAAGTTATTTCCTCACCTTTTTTAAAATCTAAAATTTTTCATTTTCCTTTATTTCTATTTTTAATTCTTCTAATTGTTTTTCTATAACTTCTGATGGGCTGTCCATCATTAAATCTTTGCCTTTGCCATCTTTTGGAAAAGCATATATATCGCGAATTGAATCCATGTCTAAAAGTACCATTAATATGCGATCAACACCAGGGGCATTTCCGCCATGTGGTGGCGCGCCATATTCAAATGCTCTAATCATCGTTCCAAATCTTGCGTCAACTTGTTCTTTAGAATAACCAGCAATTTCAAACGCCTTATACATTATTTCTGGTTTATGATTACGAATCGCTCCACTAGAAACTTCAAATCCATTTAAAATAGTATCATATTGATAAGCTAAAATTTCAAATGGATTATTTTCATTTAACGCTTTTAATCCTTCTTTAGGCATAGAAAATGGATTATGACTAAAATCAATTTTACCTTCTTCAATTTCTGAATAATCATACATTGGAAAATCAATTACCCAACACCAAGCTGCTTTTGTATTATCTTTTAATCCCAATCTCAAAGCGCATTCATTTCTTACAGCTCCCAAACTCAAACAAACCGTTTTCCAAACATCTGCGCCAAAAAAAATTATATCACCAGTTTTAGCTTTCAAATCTTTAACAATTTTTTGAGCTAATTCATCGCTTAAAAATTTTACTATTGGAGATTGTAATTTATATTTTTCATGTGTTTCTTTTTCATTGACAATAATATATGCCAATCCTTTAGCGCCTTTGGTTTTGGCAATTTCTGTTATTTCATCAATTTCCTTACGACTAAATTTAGCGCCATCATCAATTTTTAATGCATGGACCACGCCATTATTTTTAATCGCTTCGTAAAATACAGAAAAACCGCAATCTTTTACCATTTCGGTTATTGGCTTAATTTCCATTTCAAATCGTAAATCAGGTTTATCTGTTCCATACTTTTCCATGGCTTCTTTCCATGGTATTTTTTTAAAACTACCATCATTTTCCAAAGCAACTAATTTTTTATTTGAAAATTTTTGAGTTACTTCAATCCACAAAGGTTCCATAATTTGCCAAACATCTTCCTGTTGAACAAAACTCATTTCCATATCCAATTGATAAAACTCTCCATAATGTCTATCCATTCTCGGATCTTCGTCGCGAAAACATGGCGCAATTTGAAAATATTTATCAATCCCACCCACCATTAATAATTGTTTAAATTGTTGTGGCGCTTGAGGTAAGGCATAAAATTTCCCAGGATAAAGTCGAGATGGCACTAAAAAATCACGAGCGCCTTCAGGTGAAGAATTAGCCAAAATTGGGGTTTGAATTTCAATAAAATCATGATCTTGAAAATATTTTCTTATGTGTTGAAAAAAACGATCTTTAATTTTAAGTATTTCTTGTAATTTTTGTCTTCTTAAATCAATAAAACGATATTTTAAACGCAATGCCTCATTAGGCTCCAAAGATTTTTCTTCATTTAATTCAAATGGCAAAGTTTTTGATTCGCTTAAAATTTCAATATTTTTTACTTCTACTTCAATTTCACCAGTATTTAATTTAGAATTAATCATTTCTTTTGGTCTAGAGCGTATTTCCCCTGTTATTTTAATCACCCATTCTGATCTTAATTTTTCCGCAATTTTAAAAATAGTTGAATTTTCTGGTTGAAAAACGACTTGAGTAATTCCATATCGATCTCTTAAATCAATAAAAATCAAACCGCCATGATCGCGACGTCGATATACCCAACCAGACAAAATAATTTCTTGTGCAATATTTTTTTTATTTAATTCTCCGCAAGTATGTGTACGAAACATATAATTTATGGCTAAAATTAGTTAAAATTAAGATAAAAAAGCTAAGCTTTTTTATAACTCAGTTGTTTTTAAATCTACAATTTTTAATTGTAATTCTTTATTTCCATTCCATTCATTTATATTAATTTCAGAAATTATATCAATCCTATTGCCTATATTAAATTTACCGCCTTTTTCTCCCAAACCAAAGCCAATCATTTTTATAATTACTTGTTCGTCTGTTGCTGATAATTTTAAATGTTGTTCGTTTTGTCCTACTTTTTCTAAATTTATTATTCTTAAATTTTTAATTAAAAATTTTGGTTGAGGATTTTCTTTTCCATAAGGTTCAAATTTTTTTAATTCATTAAACAGTTCCCAATTTACTTCAGCTAAAGTTATTTCTTGATCAATATTTAAAATTGGAATTAAATCTTGATCTGAAATTTCTTTATTAGCTATTTTTTCTAACTTTTTTTTAAAATTTTCCAAATTATTTTCTAAAAATTTAAAACCACAAGCGCATTTATGTCCCCCAAAACTAGTTAAAATATTTTCAATTTTTTCTAAAGCAAGTTTTAAATTAAAATTATTTGATCTTCCTGATCCAACAATCTCCGCTTGTTGATTATTATTTATTTTATAAGTCATGGCCATTGTTGGCCGATTAAATTTGTTGCAAATTTTTCCTGCTATTAATCCCAAAATTCCTTCTGGCCAATTTTTATTTAAAACAAATAAAATTTTTTGTTTATCAGTTATTTTCCCAAGCTGATTTAATACTTGTAAAACAGCCTCTTCTATTAATCTTTGTCTTTCTTGATTGGTTTGATCAAGTTCTTCGGCTATTTTTTTTGCTTCATTTTCATCTTGAGTTTTCAAAAGTTGATAACTAGTATTAGCATGTTTTAATCTTCCAAGGGAATTAATTCGAGGGGCAATTTGAAAACCAACATTAAAAACATTTAATTCTGAAACTTCTGAAAGTTTTGAAATTTCTATTAATTTTTTTAAACCAATTCGTTTTGTTTTATTTAAAACAATTAATCCATATTTTGTTAAAGTTTTATTTTCTCCCAACATGGGCACCAAATCTGCTACTGTAGCAATAACCAATAGATCTAACAACCATTTTTCAAATCCTTTAAAATTTAACGTTGATTCTTGTTCTTTTTTTCTTAGTAATGCTTGAGCTAATTTAAAAGCCACGCCAGCTCCAGCCAAATCTTTAAAAGGATATTCATTTCCTGTTTTAGGATGAATAATAGCAAATGCTTTGGGAATATTTTTACAAGGAAGATGGTGATCAGTAATAATCACATCAATGTTATTTTTTTGAGCGTATTTTATTCCATCTATATTTGTAATTCCACAATCCACTGTAATAATTAATCCATTTCCAGAGGTTTTATTTTTGATGACCATTGGAATTGAACCATTTGTATTTTGCATTTTCTTATTTTCTTGTTTCATCATATAATCAACCGCTTGTTCTTTTAATCCATAACCTTCTTTTTCTCGATGAGGAATATAAATATCGGTTCTTGCTCCCAATTTTTCTAAGGTTTCAATTAATAAAAGTGATCCACAAATTCCGTCAGCATCATAATCTCCATGAACCATAATTAGTTCTTGATCTTTAATGGCTTGAAAAATTCTTTGTACTGCTTTTCCCATTTCAGGAAGTAAAAAGGGATCATGAATATCTTGACTATAATCAGAATATAAAAATTCGTCAATTTGTTTTTGAGTTTTTAATTCTCTATTAAATAATAACTGTAAAACAATTGGATTAATTTGTGAAAATTGTTTTTTTTCATTTATTGTAATTGATTTATTTATAATCCAACGCATAGAAAGTTAAAAGTTAAAATAAATAAAGTATTAAAATACTAACATATTTTATTATTTTAATAAAACCAAAATTGACTTATTATAATAAATGTATAAAATTATTATGGTTTTATTAAATAATTATTTTAATTATTAAAAATAATATGTTAAATAAATTTTTTGGATATTTTTCTAAAGATATGGCCATAGACTTGGGAACGACTAATACCTTGGTTTATGTTAAAGATAGAGGGATTGTTATTAATGAACCTTCGGTTGTGGCGATTAATATGCGAACTGA
It contains:
- the recJ gene encoding single-stranded-DNA-specific exonuclease RecJ, whose amino-acid sequence is MRWIINKSITINEKKQFSQINPIVLQLLFNRELKTQKQIDEFLYSDYSQDIHDPFLLPEMGKAVQRIFQAIKDQELIMVHGDYDADGICGSLLLIETLEKLGARTDIYIPHREKEGYGLKEQAVDYMMKQENKKMQNTNGSIPMVIKNKTSGNGLIITVDCGITNIDGIKYAQKNNIDVIITDHHLPCKNIPKAFAIIHPKTGNEYPFKDLAGAGVAFKLAQALLRKKEQESTLNFKGFEKWLLDLLVIATVADLVPMLGENKTLTKYGLIVLNKTKRIGLKKLIEISKLSEVSELNVFNVGFQIAPRINSLGRLKHANTSYQLLKTQDENEAKKIAEELDQTNQERQRLIEEAVLQVLNQLGKITDKQKILFVLNKNWPEGILGLIAGKICNKFNRPTMAMTYKINNNQQAEIVGSGRSNNFNLKLALEKIENILTSFGGHKCACGFKFLENNLENFKKKLEKIANKEISDQDLIPILNIDQEITLAEVNWELFNELKKFEPYGKENPQPKFLIKNLRIINLEKVGQNEQHLKLSATDEQVIIKMIGFGLGEKGGKFNIGNRIDIISEININEWNGNKELQLKIVDLKTTEL
- a CDS encoding aspartate--tRNA ligase; protein product: MFRTHTCGELNKKNIAQEIILSGWVYRRRDHGGLIFIDLRDRYGITQVVFQPENSTIFKIAEKLRSEWVIKITGEIRSRPKEMINSKLNTGEIEVEVKNIEILSESKTLPFELNEEKSLEPNEALRLKYRFIDLRRQKLQEILKIKDRFFQHIRKYFQDHDFIEIQTPILANSSPEGARDFLVPSRLYPGKFYALPQAPQQFKQLLMVGGIDKYFQIAPCFRDEDPRMDRHYGEFYQLDMEMSFVQQEDVWQIMEPLWIEVTQKFSNKKLVALENDGSFKKIPWKEAMEKYGTDKPDLRFEMEIKPITEMVKDCGFSVFYEAIKNNGVVHALKIDDGAKFSRKEIDEITEIAKTKGAKGLAYIIVNEKETHEKYKLQSPIVKFLSDELAQKIVKDLKAKTGDIIFFGADVWKTVCLSLGAVRNECALRLGLKDNTKAAWCWVIDFPMYDYSEIEEGKIDFSHNPFSMPKEGLKALNENNPFEILAYQYDTILNGFEVSSGAIRNHKPEIMYKAFEIAGYSKEQVDARFGTMIRAFEYGAPPHGGNAPGVDRILMVLLDMDSIRDIYAFPKDGKGKDLMMDSPSEVIEKQLEELKIEIKENEKF
- the dnaB gene encoding replicative DNA helicase, translating into MNNNTLDLLPPQNIEAEQSVLGSLLIDKDGLMKIADILEPKDFYMEKHAMIFDAMLDLYEKKEPIDLLSLGNRLEEKKQLKQLGGKGYLIKLARLTPTSAHIVTYAKIVQKKATLRKLINVAYEITGLGHQEEVEDLSNLLDKAEGLLFGVSQKYLKQNFVPIQNILTEAFDRIDELHKQKGKLRGLATGFINLDNMLAGLQKSDLIILAARPSMGKTALALDIARNVAISTKTPVGIFSLEMSQDQLVDRLICSQANVDLWKMRTGRLSEKESDDDFPKIGHAMAVLSEAPIFIDDSAIANIMEIRTKCRRLQAEHGLGLIIIDYLQLMEGRKNENRVQEIAEITRSLKGIARELSIPVLALSQLSRAVESRTPAIPKLSDLRESGTIEQDADVVMFIYREDVYKKDSPKKNIAEIIIAKHRNGPTGHIELFFDGGKVSFRNLEKTMQKDESFEF